The window GGTTCAGATCGGTGTTCGTGGACACCAGCGCCCCCGCGGCCCAACCCCAGGACATGTCCTGGCGCGTCACGTCGGTGAGCGGGCCGTCGGGTGTCAGCCGGTCGTAACCCTCGGGGTGCGCCTCGTGCACGGTGGTGTCCCCCGGGACCGGGAAGTAGGTGTGCCGCAGACCGATCCGGTCGATGACGCGGTGGGTGATCTCCTCACCCACCGGCCGACCTGTGATCCTCTGGATGATCATCCCGGCGACCAGGTAGCCGGTGTTGCTGTACTTCCAGCCGTCGCCAGGGGTGAAGTCGGACGGGTGGGCGAGCGCGAGGTCGAGGAGCTCCCGGGGCTCGTGGTAGCGGTCCAGCCGGTCGCCCTCCAGGTACTCCGTGTAGTTGGGCAGCCCCGAGGTGTGCTGGAGGAGCTGACGGACGGTGATGTTCCGTCCGTCGATGCCGTCCCCGCGCAGCAGGCCGGGCAGGTAGGTGTCGACGAAGGCGTCGAGCCCCACCTTGCCCTCGCCGACCAGTTGCAGCACGACCACCGAGGTGAAGGCCTTGGTGTTGCTGCCGACCCGCACCTGGCCGTCCACCGGCACCCTCGCCCCGGTGGTCAGGTCACCGACTCCGGCCGTGTACCGGCGGGTCCGGCCGTCCCGGCCGGTGACGGTGGCCAGCGCGGCCGGAGCCTTGAAGTCCCTCACCAGGGCCTCCAGTCGCTGCTGGACTCCGTCCGGCCGACGCGAGGCGGACGCGGCGTCACCGACGGTCGCCGGGTCGGCGGCGAAGGCCGCGGAAGCCCCGGAGCCCGGAGACGCCGTGGAGGCCGTGGCAGCCGTGGCGGAGGTCGGCACGCCGATCGCCAGCGTGCCGAGCGTCAGCGCGCCGGCGACGACGGCCACCGCTGCGCGGGCCCGCCCGCCGGGTCGGAGACGGAGGCGGAACCCGGGCGACACAGACTCGTTCACGAAGGAACTCCTGTCGATGGAGGGGTTCCCGGGGGTCTCCCGGGTGGTCTCCAACAAACCATTCGCGGCCCCCGAGGGTCGTCCGCGCGCAGGACGAGACCACCCCCTCGCCGCTGCGCCCCCGGGATGACACCTCCAGGACCCCGGTCCCACCCACCCGTCCTCCCGGAGCCCCACGCTCGCGCCGTGAGCGGCACCCCCTTCCCTCTGCGCCCCCACCGTTGCGGTGGACCTCTTCCTCGCAGCGCTCGTCCTGTGACCGGGATGGTCCACCGTGATCGGAAGGCGGCTCGCGGGATGAGCGCACGCGCCATGGCTGGTATTACTGGGGGATGCAGGAAGAGACGGCACGCTCCGCGATCGACACGTTCATCTCCGCGTTCAACACCTCGGACGACAGCTATGTGACTGCCCTGCTCTCCCGGGCCCTGACCTCAGACGTGGTCTTCTGGGGACCGTTGGGTCGCAGCGAAGGAATCGCGGCAGTCGAGCGGTTCGTGCTGGACATCCGACGCCACCCGGCGGGGAGCGGCACCATGGTGCGCTGCTCAGCGGTGGACATGCCTGACGAGTGGGCCCGGTACCAGTGGGTCTTCACCACGCCGGATGGAGGCCCCCGCCTGGCGGGAACGGACGTCGTCCATCTACGGCGGAGCCTCATCGACCAGTTCATCGTCTTTGCGGGGGAGATCGAGCCGTCCGCCTCCTGAGTCGTCGTTCTGTCGCTGTCCTTCTCCTGAACTTGCCCCGTCGGCGTTCGGGGGCTGCGGTCCGCGGTCGCTCAGGCCGCGGTGTTGAGGGGGCGTCCGCCCCGGCGGATGCCCTTCTCACTGCGGACACGCGCACGCTCGCGGCGCTGGGCGGCGAGGACGTCGGGGTGGCGGGCGTTGCTGTTGCGCCAGCGCAGGTAGGCGTGCGGGGCCCGGGTCTGGACGGTGTGGTTGGGGTGATGGGAGGTCGTCGCCGACGGATCAGCAGCCGCGGAAGTACCGGACGCCGTGGTGCCCCGAGCCTCTGGCCGTCGGCCGCGCGCCGTGAGATCGTCCGCAGGTGACCGACACCGCTGCTGGGGCAATGACCTCGGAACGCCCGGACGACCGCGTTGCGTCCGCGCTCCGCTTCTCGACGGAACTCGTCGCATGGGTGGCCACCCCCTGGGCGCTGGCCGACTACTCGTGGCTGCTTGCCACCCTCTCCGTACTGGCCCTGATCGGCCTTCCGACGTTGTTCTCCACCCCGGGAGACAAAGCCAACGTGGTCGTCGCGGTGCCGGGTTGGGCCACGATCCTGCTGGTACTGCTCCAGCTCGCTGCGGCGGTGGTCTCCTCGTGGCTGGCCTGGCCCGCCTGGGTGGCGGCCCTCGTGACCGTACTGGCCGCCGCCACCCTCTTCACGGAGCGTCGACGCTGGCGGTGGCTGGTCTCCGCGCACCGACGCGCGGGCTGAGGCTGCCCGCTGCCCGCTGCCCGCTGCGGAGTTGACCCGCCCCGGGGCCGCCGCAGGGTCCGCGACATCCGCGCCGGCGCCCCGCTCCCCCGGCCAGCGTCCCGAAACCCTCCGACCCGGCCCCGGACGGACCCAGGTTCGAAGAACCGCAGGCCAGCGCCCCGCCATGACGTCGGCGAGACCATCGAACGCGAACCCACGCTCCAAGCGCGCCTGGCCCGTCGAGGTCGAAGGTCAAGCTGGGATCGCCTCTCAGCACTGCCCATGATCCGGTCCAGAACGGCGGTCGGGCTGCCACCCCCGCGCCGCCGGCGCACACTCCACGTCACACCAACGCCGCAGCCAGGCACGCCAGTTCGGGGTTCGACCGCTGACCTCCCCCTGCTGGCCGCACTCGACCTGTTCGGGCGGCGGTGGAGCCTGCGCATCCTCTGGGAGCTGAGCGGCGGCCCCGTGCGGGCACTGCGCAAGGCGCTGGAGAAGCAGGGCGTTGTCGCGGGGCAGCCACGGCGTGGCGGCGAAACCGTCCGCTTCGGACGTACCTCGCCACCGATACCCCGTCAACCCACCACCCCGTTTCCACCCGGACGGGATCACCTGGGCCGCCCGCGCCGAACAAAGGCGGATGCGCGGCGCGTTCGGGGGTAGCCGGGGTTGTACCGGCCCAGCCGCACCTGCGGAGGACTCGGCCGTACATCGGACGCCGACGGGCGGGCCACGCACCCGGCCCTCGCCGACGAAAGGGGACAGCTGTGAAGAACCCGGCACAGGAGACCGTCGCGCACGCCGCCGAGGCGGTTCGCGACACGGTCACCAAAACCGCCCGGACCCTGCGTGACCACGCCCCGAAGGATGTCCTGGACCGCGCCGGAGACCTGGCGGCCCAGGCCCGTGGTACGGCGGCGCATGCCGGGCGTGTCGCGGCGGACCACACCCCGGCGCAGGTCCGCTCGAAGGCGGGCCGGGCCGTGGGCGCCGCCCGCGCCAACCGGTCGCCGCTGCTGGCAGCCGCCGCGGCAGCCGTCCTCGCGGTGGTCCTGCTCCGCAGCCTGCTCGGACGGCGCCGGTGAAGGCCGCCAAGATCGCCTACAGGCCGGTCGGCCTGCTGCTGGGCGCATCCGCCGGCCTCCTGGCCGGCGCCCTCTTCAAGCAGACCTGGAAGGTCCTGGGCCACGACGACGACGCGCCGAACGCGACCGACGAGCACCGTACCTGGCTGGAGATACTCGTCGCGGCCGCCCTCCAGGGCGCGATCTTCGGCACCGTGAAGGCCGCCGTCGAACGGGGAGGCGCGGCCGCCACCCACCGCCTGACGGGCACCTGGCCCGCCTGAACCACGGCACTTTCGAACTGGAACAGCGCCCCCGGCTCCGGTTCGCGCCGAGCCCTACGACCCCCGGCGGTCGCCCCGTTCACGCCCGGGCAGGGGGCCGGGCGTGAACGGGGCCTCCACCCCACCGGCCGGACACCGGGCCAACCCGTTTCCACTGGTTCCACTGGTTTCCGCCAGTGCGGGAGCACAAGCGGGGACGTCGAGCACGAGCTGGCACCGGGCGTCCTGCGCCTGCTGCCCCGCGGGACGGCACGCGGCGTGTTGTCCGCGGGGTCGGAAGCCCTCGCCCACCTGACGGTTCACCGCCGACGCCCGGGCCTGGCCGTCCGGCCCTGCCCCTGAGCCTGCTGTCCGTCCTGGGCGATGGCCCCGAGGACGGCGCAGGCGTGGGCACGTGGCCCTGGGTGTCCAGGCAGGGGAGGCGGCGGTCGGAGAAGTCGAGGCCGGCCTTGCTCGGTCATCTCCAGTAGCCGAACCTCAGCCGCCCGCCCGGCTCCCGGCGCCACGGCACCCCGATCGCCGGTCGAACCAGGGTTGGTCCACCCGGTGGTGGGAAGGCGCTCGGTGGTCGGCCGGTACGGTCGGCCACGAGGTGCAGGCGGTGAACGATGATGACCTATCCCACCAACCCGACGGGCAGCGGTGCGGTGCAGAAACCCGCGACGACGGCCCCCACGCCTCCCGGCGACTACGCGGCCGCAGCAGCCGAGCCCTCGTCGGCGCCCGGTACCGGGCCCGGACGCCCCGGGCCGAAGCGCCCCGGTCCCGTGGCCGCGGTCCGGCAGCAGGACGCCTCGGGGCCGCCCGCCGGCAGAACGACCGTTCTGAAGGGCGCGGTGGCACGGATCGTGGCCACC of the Kitasatospora sp. NBC_01246 genome contains:
- a CDS encoding nuclear transport factor 2 family protein, whose product is MQEETARSAIDTFISAFNTSDDSYVTALLSRALTSDVVFWGPLGRSEGIAAVERFVLDIRRHPAGSGTMVRCSAVDMPDEWARYQWVFTTPDGGPRLAGTDVVHLRRSLIDQFIVFAGEIEPSAS
- a CDS encoding DUF4235 domain-containing protein, whose translation is MKAAKIAYRPVGLLLGASAGLLAGALFKQTWKVLGHDDDAPNATDEHRTWLEILVAAALQGAIFGTVKAAVERGGAAATHRLTGTWPA
- a CDS encoding serine hydrolase domain-containing protein; translation: MNESVSPGFRLRLRPGGRARAAVAVVAGALTLGTLAIGVPTSATAATASTASPGSGASAAFAADPATVGDAASASRRPDGVQQRLEALVRDFKAPAALATVTGRDGRTRRYTAGVGDLTTGARVPVDGQVRVGSNTKAFTSVVVLQLVGEGKVGLDAFVDTYLPGLLRGDGIDGRNITVRQLLQHTSGLPNYTEYLEGDRLDRYHEPRELLDLALAHPSDFTPGDGWKYSNTGYLVAGMIIQRITGRPVGEEITHRVIDRIGLRHTYFPVPGDTTVHEAHPEGYDRLTPDGPLTDVTRQDMSWGWAAGALVSTNTDLNRFYTTLIGGGLLAPELLAQMRTTVPVDDSFGQGARYGLGLASFPLTCGGVYWGHGGTLPGYVTRGGVTEDGRAANIAVTTVPAVEAKPRIAADVDAALCR